TTTTAGATGAAGAAAACAAGAATTCTGCCTTTTTCCCAAAACAAATCAGGGGTGAATATATCCTTTTGCACCGACGCCATCCTGATATCTGGATTGCTTATACTCAGGATATGAAGCAGTTTTACAAGCATACAAAAATCATGACCCCCATCAGCGATGACTGGCAGAGTGTCCGTATTGGTATTGCAGGTCCACCCGTTAAACATCCGGAGGGCTGGCTTCTTTTCTATCATGCTGTGGATGAGACAAATGCTTACCGTCTGGGTGTGGCGTTGCTGGACTATGACGATCCCACAAAAATCCTGGCCCGTCAATCCCGGCCTGTCATTGAACCGGAAATGGACTGGGAAATCCACGGCTTTGTACCTAATGTGATCTTCAGTTGTGCTACCATGGAAACAGAAGATCAATATGTGGTGATTTATGCCGGGGCCGATACGGTCATCGGAGCGGCTGTTGTGGATAAAACAGATCTGATTTTTGAAGAGAAAGACCGGATATGAGATGGACAATTTTTCTGCTGAGCCTTATGTTTTATTTTCAGGGATGTGATTCCCGGAAAGATCAGCTACAATCTTCTGTAAACCTGAATCACGCCCTAAACCTGACAGACAGTCTTACAGTGGATGGGGAGGAATCTCTTTCTTTTATCTACATCTATGCCGATGCCCCTTCTTATGAACCTGTGATTGCTTCCGGAGAAGGTATTACCTGTGTGGACGATGTGGGACGTTTCCTGGAAGTCCTGGAAACAGAAATAATCCGGCGTAAGAGGGGGGACTTACTTCCCATTGCTGCTGGAATGACCCGTTTTTTGCTCTATATGAGTCGCGATGATGGATTGTGGTACAATTTTATGCATGAGGATGGTTCCAT
This window of the Candidatus Neomarinimicrobiota bacterium genome carries:
- a CDS encoding glycosidase; its protein translation is MITLHRISKDPVFLPDPEHEWERAAVFNAGAVYENGRFHMIYRATNIGGHARYGEYINQLGYATSDDLIHWERRQEPIVKNDVPQELRGPEDPRIVKIDDTFYMTYTGFGNRFPGDYRICLATSRDLIHWDRKGVLLDEENKNSAFFPKQIRGEYILLHRRHPDIWIAYTQDMKQFYKHTKIMTPISDDWQSVRIGIAGPPVKHPEGWLLFYHAVDETNAYRLGVALLDYDDPTKILARQSRPVIEPEMDWEIHGFVPNVIFSCATMETEDQYVVIYAGADTVIGAAVVDKTDLIFEEKDRI